One part of the Salinimonas iocasae genome encodes these proteins:
- a CDS encoding DUF3019 domain-containing protein produces MYISNKTFTGTLAILFCLNIKTSWAEPQLNLQPETCVRDESGECQTTLNIQYTGEERRAVCIAIDHLVWEQCQEEARRHEVSVAVRTHQNLDVTALDAKDRRILSEATLILATFKPDATRKRRRFSWSY; encoded by the coding sequence ATGTACATTTCTAATAAGACATTTACTGGCACGCTGGCGATACTGTTTTGCCTGAATATAAAGACGTCATGGGCAGAACCACAGCTTAACCTTCAGCCTGAAACCTGTGTTCGTGATGAAAGCGGGGAGTGCCAGACGACGCTCAATATTCAGTATACTGGTGAGGAGCGTCGGGCGGTGTGTATCGCCATAGATCATTTGGTCTGGGAGCAATGTCAGGAAGAAGCGCGTCGACATGAGGTCAGTGTTGCGGTGCGTACTCACCAGAATTTAGATGTTACTGCGTTGGATGCAAAGGACCGCCGGATTCTTAGCGAAGCAACGCTTATTCTTGCTACATTCAAGCCTGATGCGACACGTAAGCGCCGTCGTTTCTCCTGGAGTTACTGA
- a CDS encoding HAD family hydrolase produces the protein MKKSVLITDLDNTLFDWFTIWYETFSSMMNKASEISGVPFDTLIKEAKPVHQKYGTAEYAFILEKLPSLKKLYGERESLLREMDEAIHAARSARKTHLKLYKGVYDTLSELRSKRIRVIAYTESKEWYTKNRLKRLGLDYFIERLYSPQDHNVPIDEEDRTTIEFENLSCHHTPEGEKKPNPQLLLDIIEDIGAEVEDCVYVGDSELRDINMAFDANVTSVFAKYGGAHFSDTQKGYDLLREVTHWSQAEVDEEKELKDKGIKHKADFEIDSFSQLLDIITFEKKS, from the coding sequence ATGAAAAAGTCAGTATTAATCACAGATCTTGATAACACGCTTTTTGACTGGTTCACCATATGGTACGAAACGTTCAGTTCTATGATGAATAAGGCATCAGAAATATCAGGTGTCCCATTCGATACACTCATTAAAGAGGCAAAACCGGTTCATCAGAAATATGGAACGGCTGAATATGCCTTTATTCTTGAGAAGCTCCCCTCTTTAAAAAAGCTATATGGCGAAAGAGAATCTTTATTAAGAGAGATGGACGAAGCAATACATGCTGCAAGAAGTGCACGTAAAACACACCTAAAGCTTTACAAAGGCGTTTATGACACGCTGTCTGAGCTAAGATCCAAGCGAATAAGGGTTATAGCGTATACAGAGTCAAAGGAGTGGTATACTAAGAACAGGTTGAAACGGCTGGGTTTAGATTACTTTATCGAAAGGCTCTACAGCCCTCAAGATCATAATGTGCCGATAGATGAAGAAGATAGAACCACTATAGAATTCGAAAATCTTAGCTGCCATCACACCCCTGAAGGTGAAAAAAAGCCAAATCCCCAGCTGCTCTTAGATATCATAGAAGATATTGGTGCAGAAGTTGAAGATTGTGTTTATGTTGGCGACAGTGAATTAAGAGATATCAACATGGCATTCGATGCCAACGTCACTTCTGTCTTTGCTAAATATGGTGGAGCGCACTTTTCAGATACCCAGAAAGGTTATGATCTATTGAGAGAAGTAACGCATTGGAGCCAAGCTGAGGTAGATGAAGAAAAGGAACTCAAGGATAAAGGCATCAAACATAAAGCTGATTTCGAAATTGACAGCTTCTCCCAGCTACTAGATATAATTACATTTGAAAAAAAGAGCTAG
- a CDS encoding DUF4235 domain-containing protein produces the protein MSNKQLITTVGVGLAAASAGMLARKSLQKSWEKVTNEPAPKDKVSENTDLKEAVTWAVVSGIGAGLARMAVQYAIDKRKSR, from the coding sequence ATGAGTAACAAACAGCTTATTACGACCGTAGGTGTAGGACTTGCCGCTGCCTCTGCAGGCATGTTAGCGAGGAAATCGTTACAAAAGTCATGGGAAAAGGTTACCAATGAACCGGCCCCTAAAGACAAGGTTAGTGAAAATACTGACCTTAAAGAGGCAGTAACCTGGGCAGTAGTATCAGGCATTGGTGCCGGTCTCGCCCGAATGGCTGTCCAATATGCAATAGACAAACGCAAATCAAGATAA
- a CDS encoding SEC-C metal-binding domain-containing protein produces MKTGRNEKCPCGSGKKFKHCCIDKSEEHFAQDESDNASLPKEQYIGFNRDRAPDMSPFDLDQEAICCLVSLLSTGAAKSLNEMHNTNKFETDHVIVTTGNCSDIKLAGPFSSLEAAFEFSMKNHGAVRFQTQPQFV; encoded by the coding sequence ATGAAAACCGGAAGAAATGAAAAATGCCCCTGTGGCAGTGGTAAGAAGTTTAAGCATTGCTGCATTGATAAGTCAGAAGAGCATTTTGCACAAGATGAATCTGATAATGCCAGCCTGCCAAAAGAGCAATATATTGGCTTTAACCGTGATCGTGCGCCAGATATGTCACCGTTTGATCTCGACCAAGAGGCCATTTGCTGTCTTGTATCCTTACTCTCAACTGGTGCAGCTAAATCGCTAAACGAAATGCACAACACGAATAAGTTCGAAACTGATCATGTGATTGTGACAACTGGTAACTGTTCAGATATTAAGTTAGCCGGCCCCTTCAGTTCCTTAGAAGCTGCTTTTGAGTTTTCAATGAAAAATCATGGTGCAGTACGTTTTCAGACTCAACCACAGTTTGTTTAA
- a CDS encoding response regulator transcription factor translates to MTAPGKKILLIEDDIALSELIADYLQEKGFDVTCAMSGTQAVQYSHEQEFDLIVCDLMLPDTHGFKLAERICGDQHCPLIFLTAVSDDDTHIYGLELGAVDFIAKPVRPPVLLARINAQLRKQPVVEDAAIVELGDYKLDYRSKGLYQAGRSIALTNQEFDILWLFIKFSDSPISREFMFQQIVGRPYDGSDRAADLKISRLRRKLVQAGCSDLHIRTIRGRGYILSLDNHA, encoded by the coding sequence ATGACTGCGCCGGGTAAAAAAATCTTGCTTATTGAAGATGACATTGCTTTATCGGAACTCATTGCAGATTACCTGCAGGAAAAGGGTTTCGACGTCACCTGCGCCATGAGCGGTACTCAGGCAGTGCAATACAGTCATGAACAGGAGTTCGACTTAATTGTATGTGATTTGATGTTACCGGACACACATGGTTTTAAACTCGCAGAGCGAATATGTGGTGATCAGCATTGCCCGCTTATCTTTCTTACTGCCGTCAGCGATGACGATACACATATCTATGGCCTTGAGCTGGGCGCGGTTGATTTCATCGCAAAGCCGGTCAGACCGCCGGTACTGCTGGCCAGAATAAACGCGCAGTTACGCAAGCAACCGGTGGTAGAAGATGCCGCTATCGTCGAATTAGGAGATTACAAACTCGATTATCGGTCAAAAGGGTTATACCAGGCCGGACGCTCAATCGCGCTGACAAATCAGGAATTTGATATTTTGTGGCTGTTTATAAAGTTTTCCGACAGCCCCATAAGTCGAGAGTTTATGTTCCAGCAAATCGTTGGCAGGCCGTACGATGGCAGTGACAGAGCGGCCGATCTCAAAATCAGTCGGTTGCGCAGAAAACTTGTGCAAGCCGGCTGTAGCGATTTGCATATCAGGACTATCCGCGGGCGGGGATACATTCTGAGTCTGGATAACCATGCGTAA
- a CDS encoding tyrosine-type recombinase/integrase — translation MSVKAVKGGYVIDFTLGHQRYRETIPAPQNKSALKRVEEQEAIYKFAISMNDKTIAEKFSTSKIIQKAFDKGLEHTVHEYYKIWFKQKQLNWAYSTKRGYGQKYYSYIEPNWGHLRLSEFKGSMFDEWASESSLSGKSINEARNVLKQIFKRAYFDSVIDHDPTERIERYKQRFHEPNPFTQDEIRKILQNLEEPYKHLYRLAFFTGLRTGELLALRWQDVELENKLAHIRVNITSGVEKEPKTKGSIRTIELHDYAAKALRDVLNSKYKDSYRVFIDPRTSSTYRYADGLRKYVWKPALEKAKVLYRYPYQTRHTYASMMLSCGSNPMWVAKQMGHADWGMIRKTYGRWIPSQDYSKT, via the coding sequence ATGAGTGTAAAAGCAGTGAAAGGTGGATATGTCATCGACTTTACCCTAGGCCATCAGCGATATAGGGAAACAATACCCGCTCCCCAAAACAAATCTGCGTTGAAGCGAGTCGAGGAACAGGAAGCAATTTACAAATTTGCCATTAGCATGAACGACAAGACTATCGCTGAGAAGTTTTCAACCAGCAAAATTATTCAAAAGGCATTTGATAAAGGCCTCGAGCACACCGTTCACGAGTACTATAAAATTTGGTTTAAACAAAAGCAGCTCAATTGGGCGTATTCAACAAAAAGGGGTTACGGCCAAAAATATTACTCCTATATCGAGCCGAATTGGGGTCACCTTAGACTTTCAGAGTTTAAGGGTAGTATGTTTGATGAGTGGGCTTCGGAAAGCTCTCTATCGGGTAAATCTATCAATGAAGCTCGAAACGTTTTGAAGCAGATTTTCAAACGAGCTTACTTTGACTCAGTCATTGATCATGATCCAACAGAAAGAATCGAAAGATACAAGCAGAGATTTCATGAGCCGAACCCATTCACTCAAGACGAGATAAGGAAAATACTCCAAAACTTGGAAGAGCCTTACAAGCACTTGTACAGGTTAGCTTTTTTTACCGGCTTGAGGACAGGTGAACTATTAGCACTCCGATGGCAAGATGTAGAACTGGAGAATAAACTCGCTCATATAAGAGTTAACATTACTTCAGGAGTTGAGAAAGAGCCAAAAACTAAAGGTAGCATTCGCACCATAGAACTTCACGACTATGCCGCTAAAGCATTGCGTGATGTGCTCAATTCAAAATATAAAGATTCTTATAGAGTTTTTATTGACCCTCGAACGTCTTCAACTTATAGATATGCCGATGGCCTACGGAAATATGTATGGAAACCAGCTCTAGAAAAAGCTAAAGTACTGTACAGGTATCCATATCAAACACGGCACACTTACGCGTCTATGATGTTAAGTTGTGGTTCAAATCCCATGTGGGTTGCAAAGCAAATGGGGCATGCAGATTGGGGAATGATTAGAAAAACCTATGGTCGCTGGATTCCATCTCAAGATTACTCGAAAACATAA
- a CDS encoding ribonuclease Z, with translation MQVQVLGSSSGTPTKQRNVSGYAVFREDLKPWYLVDCGEATQHQILKTRLSLFHLEAILITHKHGDHCYGLPGLIASAGLSGRTHPLTVVAPAEVLEFIRAAMAMSEWNLPFQLQLSTPEALCEHSFSWVAIQSCPLQHRVPSFGYKFNETHISRKLDIEKLKAQQIASGPHYNRLQRGEDVVYNGQQLLAKNYSYLAWQPRIMVICGDNETPSCLDPIIDGVHLLVHEATFLADDLHKVGSHTGHSDVRRISAYAQKKAIPALLLTHFSARYAPGEGMQRLIDEATEHYARRLFLAADGMRVKINKTLEAECVQRGFISS, from the coding sequence ATGCAGGTACAGGTTCTGGGAAGCAGTTCAGGAACACCGACAAAACAGCGAAATGTATCGGGGTATGCGGTGTTTCGCGAGGATCTGAAACCCTGGTATCTGGTAGATTGTGGCGAGGCGACGCAGCATCAGATCCTAAAAACCCGATTGTCGCTTTTTCATCTTGAAGCGATACTGATCACCCACAAGCATGGTGACCATTGTTATGGTTTGCCGGGGCTGATTGCCTCAGCAGGACTTAGCGGGCGTACCCATCCATTAACGGTTGTGGCACCTGCTGAGGTACTTGAATTTATTCGCGCCGCCATGGCGATGAGCGAATGGAATTTGCCCTTTCAACTGCAGCTAAGTACACCGGAAGCACTCTGTGAGCATTCATTTAGCTGGGTTGCGATCCAGAGCTGCCCGTTGCAACACCGGGTGCCCAGTTTCGGCTATAAATTTAATGAAACGCACATTTCACGAAAATTAGATATCGAAAAACTGAAGGCCCAACAAATCGCCAGCGGACCTCACTATAACCGACTCCAGCGGGGCGAAGATGTTGTATATAACGGGCAGCAACTGCTTGCCAAGAACTACAGCTATCTGGCCTGGCAGCCCAGAATAATGGTTATTTGCGGCGACAACGAGACACCGTCATGCCTTGATCCCATTATTGATGGCGTGCATCTGCTGGTTCATGAGGCCACGTTTCTTGCTGATGACCTGCACAAGGTGGGTAGTCATACCGGACACAGTGATGTCAGACGCATCAGTGCTTATGCACAGAAAAAAGCGATTCCGGCGCTGCTGCTCACTCACTTTAGCGCGCGTTACGCCCCAGGGGAAGGGATGCAGCGCCTGATTGATGAAGCGACAGAACACTACGCCAGGCGTTTATTTTTAGCCGCCGATGGAATGCGTGTCAAAATCAACAAAACTCTGGAGGCGGAATGCGTACAGAGAGGCTTTATTTCCTCATGA
- a CDS encoding replication endonuclease has product MADLNLSNDISELKMFAKQKALQCLRDTAHMSTEAAFHFCRSKFSRYGFSIPDDMSQTEALHLLRSEKFWFKKIKTLATQKMEEVRRQLDLINQAKSAYCSVDRLKQHQWEKEQAHAFMENKWFCSANGELISMLDAYNSNVSNPKIRRAELMVRVKGTEEFSKLQGDCGWFYTLTTPSKYHSHYKSGKPNPKHQKLSVKDASEYLNSQWRKARAQFDREEINVYGLRVVEPHHDGTPHWHLMLFMPPEKALRVTEILRHYAMEHEGNENGAKNSRFKAEQIKDEKGSAQDYIAKYICKNIDGEYLDTDKYGNDAKVAASRITAWASLFKIRQFQFFGLPSVSLWRQLRRIDGKIEDAGLDQLRLTADSSDWLAYIIMMGGNNKRKAERPFILEYEKQIKAMFVDIDPKLLSNYAYNNKPRTILSVTSKYLIADKGWKLISSPAELGDCPPAPRDGRAVEPGSAGHRRLQADTR; this is encoded by the coding sequence GTGGCTGATCTCAATCTGTCGAATGATATTTCCGAATTAAAAATGTTTGCTAAACAGAAAGCGCTCCAGTGCCTGAGAGATACAGCGCACATGAGTACCGAGGCGGCATTTCACTTTTGCAGGTCTAAGTTCAGTCGTTACGGGTTTTCTATACCTGATGATATGTCACAGACCGAAGCCCTTCACCTACTGCGCTCTGAAAAGTTCTGGTTTAAAAAGATAAAGACACTGGCTACGCAAAAGATGGAAGAGGTACGCCGACAACTTGACCTTATCAATCAAGCGAAAAGTGCGTATTGCAGCGTCGATAGACTCAAACAGCATCAATGGGAAAAAGAACAAGCTCACGCTTTCATGGAGAACAAATGGTTTTGCAGTGCTAATGGGGAGCTTATATCAATGTTGGATGCATACAATTCCAACGTTTCAAACCCGAAAATAAGACGTGCTGAACTCATGGTCCGCGTTAAAGGCACAGAGGAGTTTTCAAAGTTACAAGGTGACTGTGGCTGGTTTTACACACTAACCACACCATCAAAGTATCATTCACACTATAAATCAGGTAAGCCGAATCCTAAACATCAAAAATTATCAGTCAAAGATGCCAGCGAGTACTTAAACTCGCAGTGGCGAAAAGCGCGAGCACAGTTCGATAGAGAAGAAATCAATGTATACGGATTACGCGTTGTTGAACCGCATCATGATGGTACCCCTCACTGGCATTTGATGTTATTCATGCCACCCGAAAAGGCACTGCGAGTCACAGAAATTCTTCGCCACTATGCGATGGAGCATGAGGGTAATGAAAACGGGGCAAAGAATAGTCGTTTTAAAGCTGAGCAAATCAAAGATGAGAAAGGCTCTGCACAGGACTATATAGCTAAATATATCTGTAAGAATATCGATGGTGAATACCTAGATACTGACAAATACGGCAATGATGCCAAAGTTGCAGCATCAAGAATTACAGCTTGGGCCTCACTATTCAAAATCAGACAATTTCAATTCTTTGGCCTTCCCTCCGTTTCGTTGTGGCGTCAACTGCGCCGAATTGATGGAAAAATTGAAGATGCAGGGCTAGACCAACTTCGACTGACAGCAGATTCCTCTGACTGGCTTGCTTACATAATAATGATGGGCGGCAATAACAAACGTAAAGCTGAACGTCCTTTCATTCTTGAGTATGAAAAGCAAATTAAGGCCATGTTCGTGGATATCGATCCCAAGCTGCTATCTAACTACGCTTACAACAACAAGCCTAGAACAATCCTTTCTGTTACTTCCAAATACCTGATAGCTGATAAAGGCTGGAAGCTCATATCGTCACCCGCTGAGCTGGGCGACTGCCCGCCCGCCCCACGGGACGGACGAGCAGTCGAGCCGGGCTCGGCGGGTCACCGAAGGTTGCAGGCAGACACGCGGTGA
- a CDS encoding sensor histidine kinase: MRKQFVRVYAVLILTVVGLLTGAGALFEVLMTNQNSYQLSLPRVFEQHTLFPDAARVREVSPASVQFPPSVSEKLHSGQIVPVVRGSNQIIYYRMQNEKLLAFGPIRDDSVRWEQADQTFSLIFYMTLALVLLILLFPVGRDILRVQRAAIRFSRVPQTLRLDVKPSSSVYPLAQTLENMSARIVELLQLQRDLSNTVAHEIRTPLSRMEFVLQQITPDIAVRYRQRLQKDIEEINLLVTDYLQYARSQHQQPPLNIQAQSGDVLMRMLNDKFAFYQTRIMIHYDWDDTVCRYDLGLMQVAAQNLIMNALRYAHKDIRVTWRVTSHHCELCVADDGAGLKGKHAALKDAFKQGENGTGDMGFGLGLYITHQIAQQHGGELHISNDDELGGARFTLTWPSGAVG; this comes from the coding sequence ATGCGTAAGCAATTTGTCAGAGTGTACGCGGTACTCATTCTGACGGTAGTCGGGCTGCTTACCGGTGCCGGTGCGCTGTTTGAAGTGCTGATGACTAATCAGAATAGCTACCAGTTATCGTTGCCACGGGTTTTTGAGCAACACACGCTGTTCCCGGATGCTGCCCGCGTTCGCGAAGTCTCACCAGCAAGTGTCCAGTTTCCGCCCTCCGTCAGTGAAAAGCTTCACAGCGGCCAAATAGTGCCGGTTGTACGTGGTAGTAATCAAATCATCTACTACAGAATGCAAAACGAAAAGCTGCTGGCATTCGGACCCATCAGGGACGACAGTGTGCGCTGGGAGCAGGCAGACCAGACATTTTCGCTGATTTTTTATATGACGCTGGCCCTGGTACTTTTGATCTTGCTGTTCCCGGTTGGCAGGGATATTTTGCGCGTTCAGCGCGCTGCTATTCGCTTTTCCCGTGTGCCGCAGACTTTAAGGCTTGACGTGAAGCCTTCTTCAAGTGTGTATCCGCTTGCACAGACGCTGGAAAATATGTCTGCACGAATAGTGGAGCTGCTCCAGCTGCAAAGGGATCTATCTAACACGGTCGCACATGAAATACGCACACCATTATCTCGTATGGAATTTGTCCTTCAGCAAATAACGCCGGATATTGCGGTTCGTTACCGCCAGCGACTGCAAAAAGATATTGAGGAAATAAACTTGCTGGTCACCGACTATCTGCAATATGCACGCAGTCAGCATCAACAACCCCCGCTGAATATTCAGGCGCAGTCTGGCGACGTATTGATGCGCATGCTTAATGACAAGTTTGCATTTTATCAGACCCGGATCATGATTCATTATGACTGGGATGATACGGTTTGCCGGTACGATCTAGGTTTAATGCAGGTGGCAGCGCAAAACCTGATAATGAACGCACTGCGTTATGCACATAAGGATATCCGGGTTACCTGGCGGGTTACTTCACATCACTGTGAACTATGTGTAGCGGATGATGGCGCAGGTCTGAAGGGTAAGCACGCGGCCCTGAAAGACGCATTTAAACAGGGAGAGAATGGGACCGGCGACATGGGGTTCGGACTCGGATTGTATATCACCCATCAGATCGCACAGCAGCACGGCGGTGAGTTGCATATCAGTAACGATGACGAGCTGGGAGGGGCACGGTTCACGCTAACCTGGCCATCTGGTGCCGTGGGTTGA
- a CDS encoding excisionase produces the protein MNAMVTTEKLAELTGYTKGAIHMKVKKGVWIKNEHYYKAPDGKLIFVVEMVYQWFKENAK, from the coding sequence ATGAACGCGATGGTCACAACAGAAAAACTTGCCGAATTAACCGGCTACACAAAGGGGGCGATTCACATGAAGGTCAAGAAAGGTGTGTGGATAAAGAATGAACATTATTACAAAGCGCCTGACGGCAAACTCATTTTTGTCGTTGAAATGGTTTATCAGTGGTTTAAGGAGAATGCAAAATGA